CAGGCAGGTGAGATTTTTATTTTTTGAGACGAGGCGATGCCTTAGCATCAGTGAGTTGAGAAAGATAAAAATATCGCAAAAAGATAGGAATCTAATTTTGCAGAGTTTTCTTAGAGACACTAAATAAATGATTCCATTTTTTATCTTTACAAACATACAAGAACCTCCCTTTAGGTAAATCTCATTTTTTTCTATTCAATCATCTATAAAATCTTATTTTTGCAAAAAAAATAAACTATGAATTTTATTGAAGAACTAAGGTGGAGAGGTATGATACACAATATTATGCCAGGTACTGAAGAGATAATTGAAAAAGAAATGGTAACCGCTTACGTAGGTATTGACCCTACTGCCGACTCTCTTCACATCGGTCATCTTGTTTCAATAATGATGTTGAAACATTTACAACTTGCAGGACATAAACCAATTGCACTTATAGGCGGAGCAACAGGAATGATTGGTGACCCATCGGGAAAATCCAAAGAACGCAATCTAATGAATGAAACTGAATTGAAAAATAATGAAAAAAAAATAAAAAAACAACTTTTAAAATTTCTTGATTTTAATTCCGAAAAACCAAACAATGCCGAACTTGCAAATAATTATGACTGGATGAAAGATTTTTCCTTTCTTGGTTTTTTAAGAGACATTGGAAAACATCTTACTTTGAACTATATGATTGCTAAAGATTCGGTAAAAACACGAATGGAAACAGGTATTTCATTTACTGAATTTTCTTACCAATTAGTTCAAGGTTATGATTTCCTTTATTTATTTGAAAACAAAAATTGCAAACTTCAAATGGGTGGCTCCGATCAATGGGGAAATATAACTTCAGGTACCGAACTTATAAGAAGAAAAATAGGTGAAAATGCGTATTCTTTAACCTGTC
This window of the Bacteroidota bacterium genome carries:
- the tyrS gene encoding tyrosine--tRNA ligase — encoded protein: MNFIEELRWRGMIHNIMPGTEEIIEKEMVTAYVGIDPTADSLHIGHLVSIMMLKHLQLAGHKPIALIGGATGMIGDPSGKSKERNLMNETELKNNEKKIKKQLLKFLDFNSEKPNNAELANNYDWMKDFSFLGFLRDIGKHLTLNYMIAKDSVKTRMETGISFTEFSYQLVQGYDFLYLFENKNCKLQMGGSDQWGNITSGTELIRRKIGENAYSLTCPLITKADGGKFGKTEEGNIWLNPDYTSPYKFYQFWLNVSDVDAEKYIKIFTLLSKKEIDSIIIKHHNEPHKRILQQKLAKEITIMVHSEKDYNNAINASQLLFGKSTLEDLQEIDEQTFLSAFDGIPQFEINKNNLKNKLNVIDLLAEKDQIFLSKGEARRFIKGGGLSINKEKVPDINSDFDSSNLLFHKYFLVQKGKKKYFLIIAK